From a region of the Ovis aries strain OAR_USU_Benz2616 breed Rambouillet chromosome 2, ARS-UI_Ramb_v3.0, whole genome shotgun sequence genome:
- the POLR1E gene encoding DNA-directed RNA polymerase I subunit RPA49: protein MAEEVFPSARWQYCREPDDSQSALLVQFSNGRLQNPGNMRFTLYKNNDSTNPRKRSQRILAAETDRLSYVGNNFGTGALKCNTLCRHFVGILNKTSGQMEVYDAELFNMQPLFSDESVESESTLDSQAKSFREKMDSCIEAFGTTKQKRALNSRRMNKVGSESLNRAVAKAAENIIDTKGVTALVSDAIHDESPGDSVYLPPCHADAAKPEDVYKFEDLLSPVEYDALQSPSEAFRNVTSEEILKMIEENSHCSFVIEALKSLPSNEESRDRQARCIWYLDTLIKFRAQKVIKRKSALGPGVPHIINTKLLKQFTCLTYNNGSLRNLISDSMKAKITAYVIVLALHINGFQIDLTMLQRDLKLSEKRMMEIAKAMRLKISKRKVSLAVGGEEEHRLGTLSIPLPPAQSLDHQSKRRKMT from the exons ATGGCGGAGGAGGTGTTTCCGAGCGCGAGGTGGCAGTACTGTAGGGAGCCCGACGACAGCCAGAGCGCTCTACTGG TCCAGTTCTCCAATGGGAGGCTACAGAATCCAGGCAACATGCGCTTTACCTTGTACAAAAACAACGACTCCACAAACCCCAGGAAGAGGAGTCAGCGGATCCTG GCAGCTGAAACAGACAGACTTTCCTACGTGGGAAACAATTTTGGGACTGGAGCCCTCAAGTGCAATACTCTGTGCAG gCACTTTGTGGGAATTTTGAATAAGACCTCTGGCCAGATGGAAGTATATGATGCTGAATTGTTCAACATGCAGCCACTGTTTTCAG aTGAATCAGTTGAGAGTGAATCAACACTGGATAGTCAAGCCAAATCTTTCAGAGAAAAG ATGGATTCTTGCATTGAAGCCTTTGGTACCACCAAACAGAAGCGAGCTCTGAACTCCAGGAGAATGAACAAAGTTGGCAGTGAATCTTTGAATCGTGCAGTGGCTAAAGCTGCGGAGAATATAATTGATACAAAGGGTGTGACTG CCCtggtcagtgacgccatccacgATGAGTCTCCGGGTGACTCTGTCTATCTCCCTCCCTGCCACGCCGATGCAGCCAAGCCTGAAGACGTGTATAAGTTTGAAGACC TTCTTTCCCCTGTGGAGTATGACGCTCTTCAGAGCCCATCTGAAGCTTTCAGGAATGTCACCTCAGAAGAAATACTGAAGATGATTGAAGAGAACAG TCACTGCTCCTTTGTCATAGAAGCGTTGAAGTCTTTGCCATCAAATGAGGAGAGCCGAGACCGCCAGGCACGGTGCATATGGTACCTGGACACCCTCATCAAATTTCGAGCACAGAAAGTGATTAAGCGGAAAA GTGCCCTGGGACCTGGAGTCCCCCACATCATCAACACCAAACTACTAAAGCAGTTCACCTGCCTGACCTACAACAACGGCAG TTTGCGGAACTTAATTTCAGACTCTATGAAGGCAAAGATCACTGCCTATGTGATCGTACTGGCCTTGCACATAAACGGCTTCCAGATTGACCTGACAATGTTACAGAGGGACTTGAAGCTCAGTGAGAAAAG GATGATGGAGATAGCGAAAGCCATGAGGCTGAAGATCTCCAAAAGAAAGGTTTCTCTGgcagtgggtggggaggaggagcacAGACTGGGCACTCTCTCCATCCCGTTGCCTCCAGCCCAGTCCTTGGACCATCAGTCAAAGCGAAGAAAAATGACCTAG